In Candidatus Krumholzibacteriia bacterium, the sequence GCGGCTGCCGGCCGACACCTGGGTCACGCTACGACCCGGACTCGCCGCGCGACGCGGCGCGATCGTGTTCGAGGGCGGACACGCGGCGCTGAACGCGGGGACCGAGGTGGCGCGGCGGGAGCCGGTGGGGCAGCCGGCGAAGCGGTGATTTGCGGCGGCTCAGATCCGCTCCGGGAAGCTCCCGAACATCTCCTTCAACGCCAGCTCCGATGCTTTCCCGTCCATCTGGCTGGCGACCATGCACCCGGCCGCTCCGCCCATCCCGATCGACTGCACACTCTTGTTGCGCCAGAGAACCTCGCCGCTGCGTTTGCTGACGAGGACGGCGGTGGCCTCCAGATTGTACGAGGCACCGAGCCCGACCTCTCCCGAAGCATCGTTGAGGTACAGTACGAGGAGTGGCTCGGCTGCTGCCGGTCCGAGTGATGCGAGTTGGGCATCGTTCATCGCCGCGACCTGGGCGTGGGAGAAGCGGTCCCGGTCGGAGAAGTCGCCCGGCCGCTCGACGTCGTAACCCTTGTCCGCGAGCAGGCTCTCCAGTCGTTCACCGAGTTCCTGCTCGAGGTCGAAGTCCTCGGACTTGTCGATCCGGGCGTCGACGATCGGGAGGACGGTGATGGTCTCGAAGCTCATGGTCGCGAGCTGGGGGTCGGCGTAGAGCGGAGGCTTGGGTGCCGAGGAACAGCCCCCGACGCGTATGGTGAAGCCGCCGATCATGACGGCGACGAGGAGAATCCGGAGAGCACGCATGACGGTCTCCCTTCAGGGACGAGTCGGTTCGAGGATCATCCGCACGACCTCGGCGAACCCAGGATTGATGGATTCCTGCCGTTGGTTGTACGGAAGGGCTCGGACGAGGCCCTCGGCACTCCACGAGACACTGCCGTCTTCCATGTCGACCAGGGCGATGCGGAGCACGGTCGAACTCGTGCTCTGCGTCATGGCGCCCGACATGGGGTTGTACCACTCGGCCGCGCCGACCTGTACGTGCACGACGGGAACGCACAGATGGTCCGCGTTCCCGAGGCGCCGGAGGACGGCCAGGTGTGGCTGGTAGGGCTCGTGATCGGAGTATCGATCGACGAGTATCGACGCAGCGGGAAGCAGGTCGGCGATGACGGTGTCGGCTTCGGCGGGCAGGCGCTGGATGGTTCGACACGAAAGTCCGGAGGCGTCGAGGACGCGGAGCAGCTCGGTGTCGAGATGGGCCGCGACTCGGGTACCGCCGAATTCGTCGGGGGCGAGTGGTGACTCGTCGGCCACGGCGACGAAGTCGACGGTGGCCGGTAGGACGACGACCGGGCTCCGGGCAGCTACGAGCATCTGGAACTCGGGGTCGGCGGTTCCACCGTTGGCGACCGGCGCCGACGACGTTGCGCAACCCGCGACGACCAGAAAGGGAACGAGGGCGAGGAGCGGCTGCCAGATACGGCGACGAGGACTCATCGCGTCTCCCGATGACTGTGGAGACGAACCCGGCGAGATTCCGATCGTGCTGCGCGGCTTGCGACGTGGGCGAGACGGCGATCATCGTCGAGTGGGTGGCACGACGATCGTAGAAAACTTCGCGACCGAACGAACAGCAGCGATTCTGTGAGTTCGATGATCAATCGGCTTCAAGGATCGTGCGCTTTCCGAGAGCGCCTCCGAACACCGGCATGTGGCCAGGTCCGGACCGAGCTGCTACGGTGCCGCACGTGCGCACCTCGTCCCGTGTCCGGAGGCTACCCATGCTCGCCACCATCCTCGTCGCCGACGCCGCGCGCGCCCATCCTGATGGCACCTTCAGTCTGCTGCGCGGGGGCATCGATCGCCTGAACATCCCGCGCGATCGGCAGAAGATCTTCCGCGGGTCGATCGTCGTGCGCTTCACCGCCGATCCGCACGAGGCCGGCGCGCACGACTTCCAGCTCGTCTTCACCAGCCCGACCGGCGAGGTGATCGGCAAGGCGATCGAAGGGCAGTTCCAGATCCCTGATCACGGCGGCTCCGTGCAGGCGGTGATGGAGTTCCAGCAGACGCTGCCGGACTACGGACGCTACCGCTTCACGGTGAGCGCCGACCGCGAGCCGCTGGCCGAGTGGACGGTCGACGTGATCGAGGCCGAGGGCTAGTGCCGCGCGAGGCTGTGCCGAGAGCGAAGCCTCCGCGCAGATCGGTCAGCCACTTCCGCGGCGGAAGTCAGCGTGCGTGCGGCGGCGGCTCGTGTCGCTCCGTGGGGCTCGAGGTCATATTGTCGATCTGATGCGATTCACGAAACGGAAACGGTGAGTCGTTTCCATGGCGTGCATGCAACGTCCAGGCGTTGCTCCGGGCCAGTGTCAACGCACCAGCGTTTCCATTTCGTGAGCGCCGATCGAAACCACCCCGACGCCACCGGCCTCGTCGGCCGGCTCCATCCCCGCGGCCACCCATCCCCGCCGCCACCACACCCAGCCGCCCGATCCCATCGTGACACCACCCGGCGGATCGCCCGTGCTATGGTCGGCGCATGAAGACCACACTCGCCTTCGTCCTTCTCTTCGCCTTGCTGGTGGTCGCGCCCATGGTCCCGCCCGTGGCTGCTCCCGCGGCCGCGCAGGACTTCGCGACGCTCCAGGAACTCCACGCCGCCGACCGGGACACGCTCCTCGAGCGGCGCATCACGGGCACACCGCGCGTGTTGATCGCCGGCGACAGCTGGGCGCAGTTCATGTGGGACGACGGCGTGCACGACGCCGTGCTGCGGCGCTTCGGTCTGGGCGACCTGTCGGCGGTGAGCCTCTCGCTCGGCGAGACACCGGATCCGGGCTACACCGGCCCGGAGTACGCCGTCAGCGGCAGCGAAGCACGGCAGTGGGCGGACACGGCGAGCTATCCCTTCGTCGACAACGTGGTCGCCGCGCTGCAGGCGAACCCGACGATCGACCACGTGGTGTTGAGCCTGGGCGGCAACGACATCCTGGCCGGGCGCAGTGACGGCGGTTGGTACAAGGACATGGACCTCGACGTGCCGGGCAGCGAAGCGGCGCTGTTCGAGCGTATCCGCCTGGACACCTTCGTGGTGATCGACGCCCTGCTGGCCGTACGGCCGGACCTGCGCGTCGTGCTGTCGAGCTACGACTATCCGAACTTCGACGTCGGGTTCTGGTGTTTCCTCTTCGCGTGCCCGAAGCGACGCGACCTGAGCCGCGATCCGACGAACGACCTGATCACCGACGCCGAACTCAACGCCCTGATGATCGACGTCGAGACGCGTCGACGCACCTGGGCCGCCGAGACCGACCGCGTGCTCTACGACAACTCGATCGGGCTGATGCACCACGTGTACGGCGATGGCGCCTCCGGCCCGCGCGCGTTGCCACGGCCTGGGATCGTGCCGCCGGACTACGGTCCGTTTCCCGGTGGCAATCCTCTGCTGCCGACCTTGCGTGACAACTTCCGGCTTGCGGGCGGACTTGACGCCGATCCCATCCATCTCACGCCCGAGGGCTATCGCCACAAGGCCGGGCAGCAGATGGCGGCGCACCTCTTCCGTGGACTGGTCGGTACGCCCGACACGTCGCTGGTCGCGGTGGGCGGGGACGCCGACGGGTGGACCGACGGTGTGCAGGTCGCCTTCGACGAACTCTCGGTGGGCGACGACGGCGTGCGGCGCGTGGCCTCGATCGTCCGCTTCGACACCACGATCCTGCCGGCCGACATGAGCGTGACCGGGGCCACGCTGTGGCTCACGCGCACCGGACTCGACGGCACGAATCCCTTCGCGGTGGCGACGCCACGCGTCGACGTCTCGCTCGACGGCTTCGGCACGCCGGGAGTGGTCGAGCCCGGCGATCTGGACGCACCGGCCTCGGATCCCGACGTCGGAACGGTGGTCGGCAGCATGTTCGACGACGGCGATGCGCTGCGGATCGACCTCGATCCATCGGTCGTCGGTGCCTTCGGGAGCACGGACTTCGTCGAACTGCGCGTGGCCTTCGACACCGTCGACGTGGGCGCGAGCCGGGTGGTCTTCGCCGACGGCAGCGCGGGGTCGTGGATGCCGACGGGCGTGGCGAGCTACGCCGACACGCGCGGCTCCGCGGCGCCGGTGCTCGAACTGCAGCTCGAGGTCGGGACGGATGCGCCGGCGGCGGTGACGCGCGCGCTCGTGCTCGAGCCGGTACGGCCGAATCCGTTCAATCCGCGGACGTCGATCGTGTTCGAGCTCGCGCGGGCGTCGTCGCACGTGATGCTCGACGTGTACGA encodes:
- a CDS encoding FlgD immunoglobulin-like domain containing protein, with product MKTTLAFVLLFALLVVAPMVPPVAAPAAAQDFATLQELHAADRDTLLERRITGTPRVLIAGDSWAQFMWDDGVHDAVLRRFGLGDLSAVSLSLGETPDPGYTGPEYAVSGSEARQWADTASYPFVDNVVAALQANPTIDHVVLSLGGNDILAGRSDGGWYKDMDLDVPGSEAALFERIRLDTFVVIDALLAVRPDLRVVLSSYDYPNFDVGFWCFLFACPKRRDLSRDPTNDLITDAELNALMIDVETRRRTWAAETDRVLYDNSIGLMHHVYGDGASGPRALPRPGIVPPDYGPFPGGNPLLPTLRDNFRLAGGLDADPIHLTPEGYRHKAGQQMAAHLFRGLVGTPDTSLVAVGGDADGWTDGVQVAFDELSVGDDGVRRVASIVRFDTTILPADMSVTGATLWLTRTGLDGTNPFAVATPRVDVSLDGFGTPGVVEPGDLDAPASDPDVGTVVGSMFDDGDALRIDLDPSVVGAFGSTDFVELRVAFDTVDVGASRVVFADGSAGSWMPTGVASYADTRGSAAPVLELQLEVGTDAPAAVTRALVLEPVRPNPFNPRTSIVFELARASSHVMLDVYDTAGRHVRSLHRGALAAGRYERAWNGTDGAGRVVASGVYRVRLRANGVERTTRAVLVR